Below is a window of Mycolicibacterium chitae DNA.
AAGGCCTCGAGGCCGGTGCTCTGGGTCATCCAGGCGCCCAGCGGTGCGCCGAACAGGTTGGCGTCCAGGAAGTGGCCGACGTCCTCGGCGCTGAAGAAGTAGTTGGGCAGCGACCGGTTCACGTCGACGGGCAGATGCTGAGCGCCGATGCCGAAGCCGCCGGTCCGGTTGAACGACCGCAACACGTGGAACAGGCCGATGAACACCGGGATCTGCGCCAGCATGGGCAGGCAGCCGAGGATCGGGTTGAACCCGTGTTCCTTCTGCAGCTTCTGCATCTCCAGCGCCATCCGCTGGCGGTCCTTGCCGTACTTCTTCTGCAGCGCCTTGATCTGCGGCTGCAGTTCCTGCATCTGCCGGGTGGTGCGGATCTGCCGGACGAACGGCTTGTACAGCAGCGCGCGCAGGCTGAAGACCAGGAACACCACCGACAGCGCCCAGGCGAAGAAGTTGGTCGGGCCCAGCACCAGCGCGAAGAGCTTGTACCAGAGCCACATGATCCCCGACACGGGGTAGTAGATGATGTCGAGGCTTGCCCAGTTAAACATGCAACTCGTTCCTGCCGTCGGCGGCGTGAGGGTCGGGCGACCGGTGATCGCGCGGGTGTCGCTCGGGTATTGGGTCCCATCCTCCCCGATGCCACGGACCGCACTTCGCGAGGCGGACCGTGGCCAGCCAGCCACCGCGGATCAACCCGAACTCGGTCAGGGCCTCGACGGCGTACTGGCTACAGGTGGGCATGAATCGACACGTCGGCAGCCGCAACGGGGACACCATGTGTCGGTAGAGCTGGATGACGAACACCACGGTGCGCACCGGCGCGGTGCGCAGAGTACGGAGACGGGACCTCATCGCCGGGCATTCATCAGGTCGTGGGTACGGCGCAGCCCGGACAGCAGCTGCTGCCGCAGCCGCGGCGAGGCCGCGTTCCGACTACCGGGGAGGGCGCGGATCACCACCCGCTCGGTGGGATCCAGATCGCTCAGCACTGTTCTCGCCACATGCCGAAGCCGCCGCGCCACACGGTGGCGCTGGACCGCGGAGCCGACGGGCTTGCCGACGACCAAACCGATCAGGGGACCAGCGGCACCGGCGGGATCGCGGCGACGATGAACAACGAGATCCGGCTGTGCGGCTCGTACTCCTTGCTTGACCGTCGCGCCGAACTCGGTTGACCGGGTCATCCGGTACTGCGCGGGGAGCACGTCAGGCGCCCGAGCAGACTCAGGCCGTCAGCGAACGACGTCCCTTACGGCGCCGGCCGGTTACGATCGCGCGCCCGGCACGCGTCCGCATCCGCAGGCGGAATCCATGCACCCGTGCGCGACGCCGATTGTTCGGCTGGAATGTCCGCTTGCCCTTGGCCACGGCTGTATCTCCTCATTGC
It encodes the following:
- the yidD gene encoding membrane protein insertion efficiency factor YidD, coding for MRSRLRTLRTAPVRTVVFVIQLYRHMVSPLRLPTCRFMPTCSQYAVEALTEFGLIRGGWLATVRLAKCGPWHRGGWDPIPERHPRDHRSPDPHAADGRNELHV
- the rpmH gene encoding 50S ribosomal protein L34; amino-acid sequence: MAKGKRTFQPNNRRRARVHGFRLRMRTRAGRAIVTGRRRKGRRSLTA
- the rnpA gene encoding ribonuclease P protein component, with the protein product MLPAQYRMTRSTEFGATVKQGVRAAQPDLVVHRRRDPAGAAGPLIGLVVGKPVGSAVQRHRVARRLRHVARTVLSDLDPTERVVIRALPGSRNAASPRLRQQLLSGLRRTHDLMNARR